The genomic window TCGTGAACCCCGGCGGGGAGAAGGCCACCTGGGACGGCAGGTTCGAGTTCCAGGGCACCGGGGGCGGGCAACCTCCGGCCAACCAGGCGCCGACCAGCACCGGCCTGCCGGACATCTCGGTCGCCGGCGACGAGGACACGCGCGTCATCGACCTGGCGGGCGCCTTCGACGATCCCGACGACGGCGCGGCCTCGCTCACGTTCGCCGCGAGCGTGACCTCGCCCGCCGGCAACGTGACGGCCGACGTGAGCGGCGCGACGTTGACGCTGGGGTTCCCGTCGCGCTTCGGGGAACCAGCGGACGTGACGGTGACGGCCACGGACCCGCACGGGGCGAGCCTGAGCGTCCCGTTCACCGTCGACTTCGCAGGCGGTGAGGTGCGGTTCGAGGCGCCGGGGCTCGGAGCCGGCGTGCTCGCCGAGGCGTCGGTCGAGGTGAGGTACGGGGGTCGCTGGTGGCGTCCACTAGCGGCGCCCAGGTGCTGACCCTGCGCAGCGGCGAGTACTCGTTCAGCGCCGAGCTCATCGAGCCCGGCAGGTACATCAACCGGAGGCTGCGCGCCCCCGAGGTCATCCAGACCGTCGCCGGCCCGGGCGAGACCGTGGTCGAGCTGGACCTGCAGGTGGTGCCGGGCAGCGGCCGCCTGTGGCTGCCCCTGCGAGACAGCGGCGGCAGCGGCTTCGTGTGGAGCTTCGACGACGACGCCCTGAGGGACGGGCTCGGCAGCCCGACCTCCGCGATCGACCCCGTGGGCGATGACGTGTCGGCGGTGGCCCGCGCACCCGACGGCGCGCTGTGGCTCTCGGGCCAAGGCGACGTCTGGCGGGTCGACCCCACCGAGCTCGACGAGGCCGACCCGCAGGTCACGTCGCCGTTCTCCTACAGCGGCGGATGGGGTTGGGTGTCCAACCTCGCCTTCGACCCTGACGGCAACCTCTGGACCGCCGAGATGGCCGCGGGCCGGGTCATGATGTTCACCGCGGACCAGCTCGACGAGGGCGGCTCGCAGTCGCCGCAGCAGACCCTCGACGTCCCCGAGGTCAGCGGGCTCGCGTTCGACGCGCACGGGAACCTGTGGGTGAGCGGCGCCGACGCGACGAACGGTACGCCCTACCTCATCTACCGCTACGACGCCGCCGACCTCGCGGAGCCCGATCCCCAGCCCGCGCTGACGATCAACGCTAGGGCGGTGAACCTGATCACGCCGGTCTCCGACCTCGCCTTCGACGACGCGGGCGACCTGTGGTACACGACCGGCCCCAGCAACCCGTTCGTGGGGCACGTGCCGGCCGAGGACGCGAGCGGCTCGGGGACGCTGTCCAGCGACGCGGACCAGGGCGTGAGGCTACCGCACAACGCCATGGCCATCGGCTTCGACTCCCGCGGGGACCTCTGGGCCATCGGCTACGACGGCGAGCTCATGGTGGTCCAGGCCGCCGACCTCGTGGACGGGACATCGCCGACCGCCAGCACCGTCGATCTGGACAAGACCGCCTACCTCGGCGCCTTCGAGATCGTCGACTGACGCGCCGTCGGCTTGGCAGCGCCGCGGGCCCCCGGTAGGAGCCCGCGGCGCTCGACCCTCCCATGCGACCGGAGCGCGCCCGGTCGTCCCCGGCCGAGACTTCAGGAAGCTGTGGTCCCACGGCGATGGGCGGAGGAGCCCTCACTCCACGTAGCTGTCGTAGCGCCACTGGCGTCGGCGGCCCGGGGAGAGGACCCCGACGTGGGTCGTCACGTTGCCCAGGCCGATGGAGAACTGGAGGTCGGGGTGGGCGGCGTCCAGCTCTCGCAGCCGGCGCTCGGCCCGGCGACGCGAGTCGGCGCTGCGGTAGTCGAGGTCCACGCCGTGGGCGGTGACGTGGTCGCTGCCCTCGGCTCCGTCGACGCGGCGGTTGTACTCCACCGGCCGCCACCAGTTGCGCATCTTCACCGGCTCGCCGACGAGGCGTCGCAGCTCGTCGGCGATCAGCGCCAGGGCGGCGCCGCGCTTCCACCAGGCGTGGGGCGGCAGGAACGTCTCGTAGCCGAGCTCCGAAGCCACGCGCGCGTCGTGCGGCGTGAGCATCTCCCGCGCCGAGAAGTGCGCGACGCCCGTGGCGGTCAGGTACTCCTGGAACCCCGCCGGCGTCATGGCGTGGTCCCGGGGGTCCACGACGGTCCCTCCGAAACTCGCTATCGCCGCGTCCAGCAGCGACTCGTAGTCGTCGCCGTACCCCACGAGGGCCGGCAGCGGCTTGATCTCGACGTGGAGGTGGTTGTCGTGGCCCGACGCGCGCGTGCACAGGTGCTCGCCGATCAGCACGGGGTCGTTGAAGAAGATCCGGCTGACCATCGGTTGGTGCCTGAGCGCCCTGAGCTGCGCCCTGGTGGCGTCGCGGTCGTAGGTGGCCGTCGTGTGCGTGGTGCCGCCCGGCGCCGTGCCGTCCGTCCGCGGCAGGCGCAGGTCGGCCTCGAGCCCCGTCTCGTGGCCCGCGTGGTCCGGCGTCGGGCCGCCCCGGGGCAGGCTGACGTCGTTGACGGTGATCGGCGCGTCGCCGGGGGTGGAGCCGAGGTGGTTGTCGTGGTACCAGCGTCCGGCGTCCGCGAGGGTGTCGGCCATCCACGAGGTACCGAAGTCGTGGTGGTCGGCCAGGTCGCGGAGCTCGAGGTTCACGAAGCCGTCGTCAGCGCCTCCGCCGGGCGGCATCTCCTGCCACCGCGCCGCGTCGGCCGAGTTCAGGTACTCGAGCGTGGGCCCGCCGACGTCCACCCTGCCGTCGCCGCTCACCGCGTTGCGTCCGCGGAAGATCGACTGCTGCAGCTTTATCGCCTGCGTCAGGTCATTCCCGGCCGTGCCGTCGACGGTGAGCCAGTCGAGGCCCAGCGCCACGAGGTGGGTCTTCAGCGCCGTGACGTCGGCGGGCTCGTTGGCGCCGCCGGCGCCGACGCTCTTGCCCAGGGTCAGTGTCGCCATCGGTGATGCCTCCAGTGGGCGGCGGCGTGTGGCCGGCCGCCAGCGGGCCGCGGGCTTCGGGTGCGACGCAGGTAGGGAAGCACTGCAGGTTGCTGGGAAGGCGGCAAGCCTAGCGGGCCGGCGCCTAGCCCGCTGTGAGGGTTGATATCGTCCTCGGAACCGACCCGCGGGGCGCGCGATGGGTTGAGAGCAGCCGTGGCTGCGCCCGCGGAGACGGTCGCAGCGGTGAGAACGGCACGAACCGGCCGCCAAAGGTCGATTGACCCGGTCCCGCCGGAACGAGTAGACTTCTGGATGCTGACCACGTGGGCGGTTAGCTCAGCGGGAGAGCACTCGCTTCACACGCGAGGGGTCACTGGTTCAA from Trueperaceae bacterium includes these protein-coding regions:
- a CDS encoding D-Ala-D-Ala carboxypeptidase family metallohydrolase — encoded protein: MATLTLGKSVGAGGANEPADVTALKTHLVALGLDWLTVDGTAGNDLTQAIKLQQSIFRGRNAVSGDGRVDVGGPTLEYLNSADAARWQEMPPGGGADDGFVNLELRDLADHHDFGTSWMADTLADAGRWYHDNHLGSTPGDAPITVNDVSLPRGGPTPDHAGHETGLEADLRLPRTDGTAPGGTTHTTATYDRDATRAQLRALRHQPMVSRIFFNDPVLIGEHLCTRASGHDNHLHVEIKPLPALVGYGDDYESLLDAAIASFGGTVVDPRDHAMTPAGFQEYLTATGVAHFSAREMLTPHDARVASELGYETFLPPHAWWKRGAALALIADELRRLVGEPVKMRNWWRPVEYNRRVDGAEGSDHVTAHGVDLDYRSADSRRRAERRLRELDAAHPDLQFSIGLGNVTTHVGVLSPGRRRQWRYDSYVE
- a CDS encoding IPT/TIG domain-containing protein; this translates as MEFGEVSAARRRARVGGRLAALAALFLAACSEPVVLEITSVSPTSGGPGTVLTVTGTGFATGATATVCGVALEGVSLETDAGAPGTARLTGTVPDLGASAECVVAVVNPGGEKATWDGRFEFQGTGGGQPPANQAPTSTGLPDISVAGDEDTRVIDLAGAFDDPDDGAASLTFAASVTSPAGNVTADVSGATLTLGFPSRFGEPADVTVTATDPHGASLSVPFTVDFAGGEVRFEAPGLGAGVLAEASVEVRYGGRWWRPLAAPRC